One genomic region from Flexibacter flexilis DSM 6793 encodes:
- a CDS encoding site-specific recombinase, with translation MRHLTLALTTDGQNLQPLINLVRVIRPPRLQSVEWTVQRLEEIIKELRSDEILRNQWHTYIRSVLVVLDPLRTYTDLGILSNKGFLAETYDKISYNILPPAAQERELSYFLGKVFYKKDDFEWVAQVPHALWLELLEALGFQIQITAKHQEYILNAILVLAQRITAIGLEPEVVAKLPEMDDLQSPFLELNREVMHYVHHFKRNRAEYPNQNEEDYKHILVMLRQSEKDIKRLQKDKETLGISVELTYLILRLDQHLRRIRILLEIVQAPPQQVNSQKLLELLKELIEKRNTQYSLRRHFSDNLSYMAYKVVDNTSKRGEHYISTSSKEYWNMFKIALGGGFIVAFLACFKTLIYYWHLPPLGEAFMYSMNYSLGFILIHLMHFTLATKQPAMTASTIAASFGSGEKNAIQNTVQLIAQMVRTQFIALAGNVVMAFPAGLLLAWLFRLVMGHSIATPEKAVKLITELHPTHSNSVMYAAIAGVFLMTSGLISGLYENRVIYRNIPQRLREQPLLNKILSAKALDRFATYIGNNLGALAGNFYLGIFLGSMAAIGFIVGLPLDIRHVTFAAANVALAWDGTGFALSWHQALWVSLSVAAIGITNVIVSFGLSVIFALKSRNIDLRQMRLLIVALFKHFWKNPLAFFFPLKSSVKVKMQAT, from the coding sequence ATGAGACATCTAACATTAGCCCTGACTACCGACGGGCAAAACCTCCAACCTCTTATTAATTTAGTTCGTGTGATAAGGCCGCCACGCTTGCAGAGCGTGGAATGGACCGTGCAACGGCTCGAAGAAATTATTAAAGAACTCAGGAGTGACGAAATTCTTCGTAATCAGTGGCACACGTACATACGCTCGGTGCTGGTCGTGCTTGACCCGCTGCGCACGTACACGGATTTGGGTATTTTGTCTAACAAAGGTTTTTTGGCCGAAACCTACGACAAAATTAGCTACAACATTCTGCCGCCAGCCGCGCAAGAGCGTGAGCTGAGTTATTTTTTGGGAAAAGTTTTTTATAAAAAAGACGATTTTGAATGGGTGGCGCAAGTGCCGCACGCGCTTTGGCTGGAATTGCTGGAGGCTTTGGGCTTTCAGATACAAATTACGGCTAAGCATCAAGAATATATTTTGAATGCCATTTTGGTATTGGCGCAACGCATTACGGCCATTGGGCTTGAGCCTGAAGTAGTAGCCAAATTGCCAGAAATGGACGATTTGCAATCGCCGTTTTTGGAACTGAACCGCGAAGTAATGCACTATGTGCATCATTTCAAACGCAATCGCGCCGAGTATCCGAACCAAAACGAAGAAGACTACAAACACATTTTGGTGATGCTGCGGCAGTCGGAAAAAGACATCAAGCGGCTGCAAAAAGACAAAGAAACGTTAGGCATTAGTGTAGAGCTTACTTACTTGATTCTCAGGCTCGACCAACATTTGCGCCGTATCCGAATTTTGTTGGAAATCGTGCAAGCTCCGCCGCAACAAGTGAACAGCCAAAAGCTGTTGGAGCTGCTCAAAGAGTTGATAGAGAAACGAAATACGCAATACAGTTTGCGCCGCCATTTTTCGGACAATCTCAGTTACATGGCTTACAAAGTGGTGGATAACACCTCCAAACGTGGAGAGCATTACATTAGCACTTCTTCCAAAGAATATTGGAATATGTTCAAAATTGCGTTGGGTGGTGGATTTATCGTAGCGTTTTTGGCCTGTTTCAAAACCCTGATTTACTATTGGCATTTGCCGCCGCTGGGCGAAGCGTTTATGTATAGCATGAATTATTCTTTGGGCTTTATCCTGATTCATTTGATGCATTTTACGCTGGCCACCAAGCAGCCCGCCATGACGGCTTCCACGATTGCGGCTTCTTTTGGGTCTGGGGAGAAAAACGCCATTCAAAATACGGTGCAACTCATTGCGCAAATGGTTCGGACGCAGTTTATTGCGTTGGCGGGCAATGTCGTGATGGCATTTCCTGCGGGTTTGTTGTTGGCTTGGCTGTTTCGGTTGGTGATGGGGCATAGCATCGCCACACCCGAAAAAGCGGTTAAACTCATTACAGAACTTCACCCAACGCACAGCAATTCGGTGATGTACGCGGCCATTGCGGGCGTTTTCCTGATGACTTCGGGTTTGATTTCGGGGCTTTACGAAAACCGCGTGATTTATCGTAACATTCCGCAACGTTTGCGCGAGCAACCGCTTTTGAACAAAATATTATCAGCCAAAGCCCTTGACCGTTTCGCCACGTACATCGGCAATAACTTGGGTGCGTTGGCAGGCAATTTTTACTTAGGCATTTTCTTGGGTTCGATGGCGGCCATTGGTTTTATCGTGGGCTTGCCACTGGACATCAGGCACGTAACTTTTGCGGCGGCTAACGTGGCCTTGGCTTGGGACGGAACGGGTTTTGCGCTTTCGTGGCATCAGGCTTTATGGGTGAGTTTGTCGGTGGCGGCCATTGGTATTACGAACGTTATCGTGAGTTTTGGCCTTTCGGTTATTTTCGCCCTCAAATCCCGTAACATTGACTTGCGACAAATGCGGTTGTTGATTGTTGCCTTGTTCAAACATTTTTGGAAAAATCCGCTTGCGTTCTTTTTTCCGTTAAAAAGTTCTGTGAAAGTCAAAATGCAAGCAACTTAA